The following coding sequences lie in one Dryobates pubescens isolate bDryPub1 chromosome 10, bDryPub1.pri, whole genome shotgun sequence genomic window:
- the SESN3 gene encoding sestrin-3, producing MQANGLDERTNLLVEEYSTSGRLDNITQVMSIHTQYLESFLRSQFYMLRMDGPLPLPYRHYIAIMAAARHQCSYLINMHVDEFLKTGGIAEWLNGLEYIPQRLKNLNEINKLLAHRPWLITKEHIQKLVKTGENNWSLPELVHAVVLLAHYHALASFVFGSGINPERDPETSNGVRLIAVNNFCVCDLANDNNIENASLTSSNFGIADSLSELEALMERMKRLQEDKEDEEASQEEMATRFEKEKKESLLVISGAFDDEIVSTDVSRYIEDPGFGYKDFARRGEDHLPTFRAQDYTWENHGFSLVNRLYSDIGHLLDEKFRMVYNLTYNTMATHEDVDTTTLRRALFNYVHCMYGIRYDDYDYGEVNQLLERSLKVYIKTVTCYPERTTKRMYDSYWRQFKHSEKVHVNLLLMEARMQAELLYALRAITRHLT from the exons ATGCAAGCAAATGGTTTGGATGAACGTACCAATCTTCTTGTGGAAGAATACTCCACGTCTGGCCGCCTGGACAACATCACACAGGTCATGAGTATCCACACTCAGTACCTGGAGTCCTTCCTCCGCAGCCAGTTCTATATGCTGCGCATGGATGGGCCCCTGCCTTTGCCCTACAGACACTACATTGCTATCATG gctgctgccagacaTCAGTGTTCCTACCTAATAAACATGCACGTTGATGAGTTTTTGAAGACTGGTGGGATTGCAGAGTGGCTGAATGGTTTGGAATACATTCCCCAAAGACTGAAAAACCTGAACGAAATAAACAAACTCCTTGCGCACCGGCCCTGGCTCATCACAAAAGAGCACATTCAG AAACTTGTCAAGACTGGGGAAAACAACTGGTCTCTTCCTGAGCTGGTGCATGCTGTAGTCCTGTTGGCACATTATCATGCTTTGGCAAGTTTTGTGTTTGGTAGTGGCATTAACCCGGAGAGAGACCCGGAGACATCTAACGGAGTCAGGCTTATAGCAGTCAACAACTTCTGTGTCTGTGATCTTGCCAATGACAACAACATAGAAAATGCATCCCTCACAAGTAGCAACTTTGGG ATTGCAGATTCTTTAAGTGAGCTGGAGGCCCTGATGGAACGGATGAAGAGGCTCCAAGAAGATAAAGAGGACGAAGAAGCCTCTCAGGAAGAAATGGCAACTCGCtttgaaaaggagaagaaggagagccTGCTGGTCATTAGTGGAG CATTTGATGATGAAATAGTTTCTACTGATGTGTCTCGCTACATTGAAGATCCTGGATTTGGGTACAAAGACTTTGCAAGGCGAGGAGAAGACCACCTGCCAACATTCAGAGCTCAG gACTATACTTGGGAAAATCATGGCTTTTCCCTTGTGAACAGGCTTTATTCTGATATTGGGCATCTCCTCGATGAGAAGTTTCGGATGGTTTATAACCTCACCTATAACACTATGGCAACACATGAAGATGTTGATACGACTACCTTAAGAAGAGCTTTATTTAACTATGTCCACTGTATGTATGGAATCAG GTATGATGACTATGATTATGGAGAAGTTAATCAGTTACTTGAACGCAGCCTGAAGGTTTACATAAAGACAGTGACCTGCTACCCAGAGAGAACTACCAAGCGCATGTACGATAGTTACTGGCGTCAGTTCAAGCACTCGGAGAAG GTCCACGTCAATCTGCTTCTCATGGAAGCTCGTATGCAGGCCGAACTCCTGTACGCCCTTCGTGCCATAACTCGTCACTTAACCTGA